Within the Tenrec ecaudatus isolate mTenEca1 chromosome 7, mTenEca1.hap1, whole genome shotgun sequence genome, the region TTTCCCTATCAGTTggtctcctgtgctgatttctggggtatgtgttactctggtatgtgttactccatcgccatctAGCCAGAAGTCAATCTTATATAAGTTTTTTGCTATTGTCACTTTGATCCTACAtagataattctttttaaaaggatgatgcaCAAAGCAgactgagttgctaaccacaatattaacagtttcaacccaccagccactctgcaggagaaagatgaggttatcagcATCCATTAagatttgaagtctcagaaacccaaagggacagttctattctgtcccatgaAGTTGCGGTGTGTCAGAAGTGATTCactggcagtgagagtttttgttgttttttggttttgttcaaCCATGGTGGCCCACTAGGTGTTGAACTGAAAGGTTGCAAGTTTGAAACAactgctgctctgggggagaaagtggcagcctgcttctgtaatgatttacagccttggaaacccaatcgtGGCAGTTCTATAGCCTATGATTTctccatagtctgttcttagtttgtaAGCGCCACTAAAACCTTTTCACTGCGCATGACCCTGttaggtatttgaaatactgctgGCAGAGCTTGTAGCACCAATCGCAGTaatacacaagccaccaaagtacaaaactgacagaggagtggtgAGCCACCTTCTTAGCCATCTCCTATTTTTGTTCCTGAGGTTTCTATccttttttattcttctttttagCACTAAACTTCTCTTCCTCTGGCCCTGGAAGGCAGATGGTGGTCAGAATGTCTGGAATGACCACGTTTGCTTTGTTGGAGGTCAGTAGGCAGTCCACTCTATCCCCATTTCCAGTGCCAGCCCGTCCCAGATCCCTCTGGTACAGGTGTGAATTCTAGCACCCAAAGAGAGACAACACCAGTGTGATACCACCCAATCTCGGAtttcattgtgtctccagtgttggtcAACACTTCCTTCAAGTCCACTaggtactgagcactgaattatGTCATTCTCAGGTTGGATtctgtagagaagcaaaactaatgATGCTTATCCATGTTATATATGGAGAGaaatttgtatcaagaaaatggctcctaCATTTGTAGAAGTGGGAAAGTTGAGTCCAAGCATATACCagatccatgggtcagatgttcaGCTGGAAAGTtcttctgactcatgtagctttGTAGGCTGATGAACCCACTAATGGCAGGATCACCACAGGCTGATGGCTGCAAAagtgatgaatccaagatcaggtctgtcttctgattggagaggcaaatgaatccaagactGGTGGGGCAGATGACAGGTCACtggctcccaggattggcaggcaatatggcaggttgTTAGCTCAAATCCAAAGGACAGGAGGTTCATGAGCCAGATCAAGAATCCAGACccaacaaaaagcaagcaagcttctcCACAGCATTCACTTATATtggaagtaggccacaccctgAAGGGATTTCCTTTCAATTTCATcatggctgtgacctgagtaagggtgtcacattccaccctaatcttcttatAGCTgtttggctgctcatagcagattcCCATCTTGGCATTAGACCACATCACATTGTGCTAGGTCTCATGATGAATGATTACAAGGTCTTAACTGCCACTGAGAATTCTGACCCAGCAAAGTTGATGCAAagcataagacaaagtctcttcCCTTGAGGAACTTAGAATGTATTGTTGTCAGTGCCCTAGAATTTATAGTGCTTAATAGCTTTCAAGGTACTGTTGTTTTCTTGCCTTCATTTGATCTTCACAATCACCCTGTCTTGGTCtgagtagactaaagaaacaaattcatagacactcagatgtgtataagaaagagctttatataaaagggcaattgtatattgagaaaacatcccagtccagatcaagtccataagtccgacattaacccatatatctgataccaatctataaagccctcttcagacttacaaaacacatgcaatgatgccaaatgcaggaagatcaaaggccagggggtgggaagtcttgtggatccaggggcgtggtaagcatctcaatgctggcaggtgtcttcacatggctcctccagctcagggcactagtgtagctccatgtgtcttgtcagctgcaatgtctcccagggagtgagcagagagagtgtgtttccCTCCTCCaacgagctgtttatctccttagtgcctccaaatgaggtcatcgagctgcaagctgattgacctgattgtgtaactaccacacaccccTTGAGAAGTGACATGAGGTGGTGTTCACTTCCGTCTTCCAGCTCCTTGTAGAGGAACCCCTTGATGATGACCTGATACTCTACCTATCTTCAGTTCCACGTAGCAGTGTGCTCCACACCCAGCCACACAACCTGCATCTGTTGAGCAGGCTTGCTGGTACTCTCCTTCTCGTCCGTAAGCTCCTAAATTCTACAAGTGAACTTCTACAAGTGACAAAAATGAGAGAGCCTGGATAAGTCCTTTTCTTTCATAATTCCACGGAGTTGGCCCAGAAAATCATCCACAAGCCACATGATCAGCTACACATATCTCATATGCTTCTTGTACTCGCAACCCTATGGTGGACATAAGGGGTCTTGCCCTAACTGCTTCTGACTAGTCCAGAGAATTCACACAATAAGACAAAATGTCCAAGGCAGGAAATGGAGGCATGAAGTGAACGACATGAACAAGGACCGCGTGGGCGTTTCAAATACCAGGTGAATTTGGTATTTATTTAACCTCAGATTGTTGGGTGACACGGCTTGGTTAGTAGCTTAGAGATCAGTGATTGAAGAAGGGATTGCTgacctgcttccacaaagatttcaaCCAAGAAAGCAGAAGGGGACAGCTGTACTCTGTAACACGTGCGGTTAcagcgagtcagaatcaactcaacagccacAGATGGAGCTGTTCTTTTTGGTAGAATGCTATGAATTTAAAACTCACAGCtattgagtcagtgccgactcgtagcaaccctataggacgggacagaacagcccctgtggatttataagactgtaactctttatgggagtaaagccccgtctttctcctgtggagcagctgggtggtTTTGAGCttcttgaccttgtagttagcagcccaactcgtaaccactacacaaccaggactCCTTCAGAATGGTATAGGAAGTTCACCACACATGAAAAAGAGATAGGTCTTCTCCCTTTCTTTGTTTTGATTACCCCAAATAGGTTCTTAGTTAAGTTCAATGTCAGAAATCACTAGTTTCCAAGGATATGAGACAGTTGGTGTCTAGGGTTTGGCCTGCTTGGGCCCCAGGaagtaaggaggcctggtggcctcgtgggttctgggttgggctgctagctgcaaggcctgaagttcaaacccatcaccaGCTCCGTGGGGGAAAGGTGAGGTCTTGgaacccatagaggcagttctctGAATTGACGGCAGTGAGAAGAAGGTGGGCCCCTGGGAGTTCTCGAGGTGTTTGTCTTTTGAATtgttgcctcatttttctctctctgtgtgtgttccTGTCTGTACTTTTTTGTGTGAAATATTTtccttcagtttaaaaaaaaatactttaaaaatcgttttattggcacatcacccacatatcacacaattcagtaatGCGGTCACATCCAGAGGAGCTGTGCAATCACCGGCACAGTCAATTTTAGGACAccatcttctttcttgtgctccctGTCACTCGCTTTCCGTTGTCCCCCAGCCTCCCCGAGCTCTAGTCGCAGGAAATCATggatccagttgctgtctctaagatctacctagcctggatttcatctacAGGAAACCTTAACTCCTCTCCccaccaaaaacccaaaccaaagccaaccaaaagctaaCAATGTTTACTTTCTCTCCTTGTTGAAAGTGTCAGGAAACCAGCCTAACGCCTCTCTTTCCTCCCAGAATAAAGGCGAGTGGCGGCCTGATGCTCATGCGGCGAGTGGAAgacctttgggagctccagccctccTTTGACATCGTGGTCAACTGCTCAGGccttgggagcagagagcttgtGGGAGACTCACGGATACTCCCTGTGCAGGGCCAAGTGCTCAAAGTTCAGGCCCCTTGGGTGAAGCATTTTATCCGAGAAGAGAGTGGGCTGACCTACATTTACCCGGGTGCATCCAACGTAACCCTGGGTGGAACTAGGCAAGAGGGAGCCTGGGAGCTTGCCCCAGACCCAGGAATTAGCAGAGATATCTTTTCCCGGTGTTGTGCTCTTGAACCCTCCCTGCGTGGAGCCTATGATGTAAAGGAGAAAGTTGGCTTGAGGCCATCCAGGCCAGGTGTGCAGCTGCAGAAAGAGCTCCTACTCCAAGATGGCAGGAGGCTGCCTGTTGTCCACCACTATGGCCACGGGAGCGGGGGCTTCTCTGTGCACTGGGGCACGGCTCTGGAGGCCACCAGGTTGGTGAGTGAGTGGGTCCAAgccttgaggacccctgcccccaAGGAAAAACTGTAGGTGGCATGACGTGACAGACAGCAGATGGCTCCAGAGACTATGGGTCAAAATAGAATTTAATTTCTGGAACAGGTTCAAATGACATTTCTATTGCATAAACATTTTCATTAGACGTGTTTTCAAAATCAGCAAGGATGCAACATGTATTAGTGGACTTCGGAAATCCAGTACTAATGATTCAGGGCACAGGCTCTATTTTTGTTAAAACCACTTGTCATATAAAGGAAGATTTCTTTTAGATTGCGTGTATGTTCATAGACCCAGGCTGATTTACATAGGTGATGCCAGCTGTCAGCATTTTGGCTCGTAAATTCTCCGAAGAAAGACTAGGAAACATTTAAATCCCCACCACCCAGGATCTTCTCAGTTGTAGCCAAGTGAGCATCACAGCATAATCCCTCTAAAGAAACCTGCATGGCCATCACCCAATACAAGCTTATTATATTTCATCGAAGGCGACGCACACTTCCTGCTACTACTAGTGGTAACCTCTCCCTCCGCTCAGCtagtcctgatggaagaagatgagCTTGAAGTTACCTAAGGATGTGGCATCAGCTCAGTAGCTGCCGGGGGTTAATCACTCAAGACGGTTCATTCCATTATCACTAATGACTAAGCAGATTTGAAAATTGAACATCATGTGCAGCCAAAGAGCTAATTTGCTAATTAAAATGGAACACTCATtcccaaagaaatgaaaacagagaATTCTGTGCCAGTTGTTAACAAGTAGCGCTGAAGAAGAGCGCAATTGTCCCATGATCAGATGAGTTTGGGAATTGTTGAATTCTTGGCATGCTTTTGGCTTGGGAAAAACCAGTTAAACCAATTTATGCcaggttgattccagctcatggtgatgTGCTCATGtttttccatggctgatttttttccagaactttcttccaagatgtggtagttacataattccacGTCAacatgaagatataaaagtgtaggggtggagtctggcctgtcaatcaggccacagcctgatggtgcctcctggtaTACGTGGCCTTCTCGTAAAGAGGATCCTggggactttctctctctctctctcccttcatcttcctgttgattaACCACACTGAGATCtccaagagccctggagatgcttccaccaccattgaatccacaagactgcacccacgggtttgtgatcttcctgcattctgcatcattgcttgtggccatgtgagtctgaagagggatttatgaactagtatgggACTTAATtaaagactagtattggacttatggacttgatctggaatggctgggatgtttgcttgatacacaattacttcttgatagaaagctctcttacacatatgtgagtgtccctggttttgtttctgtaatcAACTCGGTCTAACACACAAAGTGACTCTCAGAAAACCAACtcattgagttgataccaactcatagaaacggtataggacagggtaaaccaGTTAGAGTGCCTTTAGGTGGACTGAAATCACCACGCTTTAGGTTAGTAGCAAATGCATGTTAACCATTTACAGTCCCCGGGACCCACCAGTGTATGAACAGATCTGAACCCACCTTTGTTAATTgccatccagtccagtccaatacAAGGTGCTCCACGTGTTGCCTTTTGCTGGAACTCCTCCGTAGATCTTGCAGGGCTGCGGTCTTTCTGAACTATCCAAGTAGCCTTATCCTCCAAGGCGCTGCTGCGTGGGTTCAAAAGGCCGCTTTTCTGGGAGTGTGGTCAAGTGCTTCAATCTCTACTGCAGTCAAGGCAAATGAAATTTCTACAAATTTCCACCAGAGGGTGCTGTTGTACCAAATTCGGATAATTTGGTATTTTGAAAATTTAGAACtagaaataaaaaaagataacATGTGCCTAAAAGAGAGACCGAGACAGACAGACATTTTCAGTTTTGGAGTTTTGTGGTGCCAATGCAGATCATGCCTAAAACACCGGGACCAAGTCTCACCACCAAGCTCCCAAAGGGCATTCCTTACAAGA harbors:
- the DDO gene encoding D-aspartate oxidase isoform X1; translation: MDPPGRPVRIAVVGAGVIGLSTALCISNRVPRSSITVLSDKFTPDTTSDVAAGMLIPHQFADTAIYKQKQWFRATFDHLFAIANSAEAGDAGVHLVSGWQIFRNLPVEEVPFWADVVLGFRKMTEAELKKFPQHVFGQAFTTLKCEGPTYLPWMEKRIKASGGLMLMRRVEDLWELQPSFDIVVNCSGLGSRELVGDSRILPVQGQVLKVQAPWVKHFIREESGLTYIYPGASNVTLGGTRQEGAWELAPDPGISRDIFSRCCALEPSLRGAYDVKEKVGLRPSRPGVQLQKELLLQDGRRLPVVHHYGHGSGGFSVHWGTALEATRLVSEWVQALRTPAPKEKL
- the DDO gene encoding D-aspartate oxidase isoform X2 encodes the protein MTEAELKKFPQHVFGQAFTTLKCEGPTYLPWMEKRIKASGGLMLMRRVEDLWELQPSFDIVVNCSGLGSRELVGDSRILPVQGQVLKVQAPWVKHFIREESGLTYIYPGASNVTLGGTRQEGAWELAPDPGISRDIFSRCCALEPSLRGAYDVKEKVGLRPSRPGVQLQKELLLQDGRRLPVVHHYGHGSGGFSVHWGTALEATRLVSEWVQALRTPAPKEKL